The window aatcggttgtgtgtctCTGTACTGGTGTGTGgtactttaattaattttgttaaataGTATTAAGTGGTTTGTTAGGGTGCATGTTCTCTTGGCACGttctgtgtcccgtagcggGAAGTAGGCGTGACTCCGTGGATCGATTAATCGCGTTTGTTTGGtggtttgttttggtcgccattgttggagtaATTTCGAtttcgattaggaatctcagctgGTAGGCATTTAGCCCAGTTTATATAGTGGCTGGCGAGCCGTAGCGGCAGCCTCTTGATGCGaagacttggggtgcaaagacaagggagtctacctgtgggagtccactgaGGAAGGCCGCCGGTACAATTGTTCACAAGGGAtcatgcgtccaacatgtccaccatcaaagtcttctacagTAAGCGATCCATGGGACTTCACCACCACTGGAGACCGGGCGCTCCCGCTACTACAGTAACTTGTctgtcctcacctgtcaaaccttccatcttgctttaatttcttcatgggactctggaacttccagtctgctgtgagaaaggctgacttcataccagcctacacctcccatgtctcactggacctcctggccctaactgaaacctggatcactccagacaactcagccacacctgcagcactctctactaactattccttctctcacacccctcgttcCTCTGTCAGacgtggaggcacaggcctgctcatctctccctggtgggaatactctattcttcctcttcacctccatgatctgtcctcctttgaatggcatgttgtctctatcactgccccaatcactcttgttgtggttgtcctttatcgctctcctggccttcttggctgcttcttggatggccttgacatcttgttgagctctctgccaggggacaactctccgctaattctcctgggtgacttcaacctgcatgtcgatgacattcatgcaagcagccttctgttgctcctacagtcctttgatttctccctgtcccagttccctgctactcacaaagcaggcaactgtcttgaccttctattttcctgcaactgtggctgtcccgttctctctgtcactccgctgcagtCTCTGACcgcttcttcatttcctttcaaccctccctctcCACTAACTCCTTGCCTCTTTCTGctcccgttgtcacctttcgccacaacttaaaatctctctcaccttcctgttttgcctctgctactctatccactctccctcctgctgcacaattctcagatctatcaacagatgatgccactaacattttcctctctgccctatcttcctcccttgactctctctgtcctctgtcttctagaccagcacaccccattgctaccccatggctgtctgatacgttgcgtgctaacaggaccaaactgcgggctgcagagcaaagatggcgtaaatccaaaactccattggacctggatgcctaccagtcactcttagctgcttttcactctgctgtctcttcagctaatacctccttcttccacaacaaaatacagtctgcatctaaaaaaccatgcagactctttgccaccttctcatcccttctgtgtcccccgccacctcctcctccctcttctctcattgctgacgactttgctttgtttttcagagacaaagtcaaagcaatcactgacaagttctcggcatcaacctgcccggtttgtgctggacttccctgcaaagctatcctctccaaattcaagccgctctccaaaCCTGAAAtttctgacctcctgatattgcgcagagccaccacctgctcacttgatccgatcccatcgttacttctacagaacatttccttgcaactctccaccttcatctctaagatcatcagcccctcactctcctctggctgtttcccagctgccttgaAAGCCGCTTTCATTTCACCTTTGTTAAAGTCATCCCAGTTGAAAATTgcttgaaaattacagaccagtctctctcctctccttcttgtctaaaaccctagagcgggcggcctgtgatcaactgtctgatttcctcacccagaaccatctcctcgattgtgatcagtctggtttcaaagttggtcactccactgagacggcccttctggcggtgtctgatacTCTCCAAGCCGTTAGaaccgcctccctctcctcggtcctcattctcctcaatctgtctgcagcattcgacacaatcaatcaccggattctactctcctctcttaaccagcttgggatcaaaggtgcggcactcagatggtttgagtcctacctctctgacagatcctatcaagtggtctggtggagctctcgttcttctcctctgcctctctcaaccggtgtcccgcagggcttggtattggatcttcttcttttctcaatctacacctcctccctcggtccggtcatagcctcccatggatttaaatatcactgctatgctgatgatacccagctcttcctgtcctttccacctggtgcatcagacatctccgcacgcattgctgcctgcctgtcagacatatcttcatggatgtctgatcaccaaaTCCAACTCACCTCTCCAAAatagagattcttcacctcccagctggtctgtcctcctgtcatgatctatcaatcaaactggacaactcactcattttgcctacctccttggctaagagtctgggagtaaagATTGACACGAGTCTgactttctctcagcacatcgaagccacaacccggtcctgcagatacgtcctgcataatattcctaggatccgtccctacctcacaattgactctgcctcACTACttatccaggccatggtgacttccggtctggactactgcaactctctcctgtgtggccttcccgctactgccatcaaacctctgcagctattacagaatgctgctgcacgagttgtgtttgatttgccaaagcgctcccatgtatctcctctacttatttCTTTGCACTGACTTCTTATAGCTGcgcgaatcaaattcaagaccctggttattgtctacaaatgcatcagtagaagtgctcccagctatttacaagacttgatcaactgctacaccccagccagaacccttcgctcatctaattctgctcgcttggtggtcccgtgcatgaaaggtaaagcatggaggttctcggttctggctccgttgtggtgaaacgaccttcccctctcattcagaactgcgaaacctctgtctgcattcaagaagggtctaaaaactcaccttttccggacccatttcccccaagatctctccagctcatgtgtggtgcaaatgttcatgcatcgtaacttgaggagcatccccagataagcctttattcagtcgctactctggcattgtatgtgattgtgtttcttataatataaaaaaaattggtaggagggtttcaggatttgtctatcctgtgttttatggacgtacttgaacgatgaacatcggtgcagcaagtggaaggtaacaaactaggtttacttgagagtcacatgtctgcagacatgtctctttctcttaatgtaatgcataaattgtacatttgctgagatgtacatcgttttggacaaaagcgtctgctagatgaataaatgtaaatgtaatgccaatgctgagatgtacgttgctttggacaaaagtgtctgctaaatgaataaatgtaaataaatgtatgatgaATAACTTTTACCCCTGGTTCTGTCCCAGAATGCAGTCACGGTTTACTGGCGACCATCGGTTGAATTCCCAGGGAATTTGTAAGTAATTATCTCTCATGTTTGTGAAAAACCAGATGCAGCAACTTTACTGCGTGGCTGTGATTTGATTGACAAGCATGAACACAGAAGAGACGTTAAGCCTGTAGCAAGTTGATTGTTGCCTTTTTCCCCTGTGGCACTTAGAGGATGTGTCTTTTTTTATCAGAATTAACAGCAGGAATACACCCATCAACTCTTTTGCTTgcagagaaaatttaaaatgatttttaatgcgACCAGGTACAAAGGCGACGGCATCATAAACGGGAGCCCCGACAAGGTGTGGGAGTGTTTGAAACCGGTTCCTGATGGACTGAGAGTGAAGTGGGATGACAACGTCAAGAAGTTTGAGCTGATCAAGCGGGTCAATGACGTAAGTTTATGTTCCCTATCAGGCCCATACTCCTAACcctaattcacacacacttgtaGAAGGTATAGATTTGCTTGCTTGgccttttcctgttttgttacTTCCTCCCCTCTGTCTGTCAGTGATCAGCAACTAAGGATATGCCAGGAAAAGCTAGCATGTGTTTGCCTGGTTAAGGACAGGGTTCAGAGCAAAGAGGATGTACTGTAGACCATGTTGTGTACCACTGGGCTTTGCAAAGAAAGCATGTTGATTTTTACTCATCTCTATGCTTTCTTCAGAACGTCTCTGTGTGTAGAACCGTCACTCCCTCGGCAGCCATGGGTATCATTGCACCTCGAGATTTTGTTGATGttgttttagtaaaaaaatatgaagatgGCACAATTACATCCAATGGTGCGTTGAACTCTCATGTGTCACATGCGCACAGATACCTAATTGTatcacatatatattttaaatttattggtACTTTTTGTTGCGCAGTAGTTTTTGAATGTGATTCGTCCTTTTCCATAGCTACCCACGTAGAACATCCTGATTGCCTGCCCCAGCAGGGCTACGTTAGGGGGTTTAATCACCCCTGCGGTTGTTTTTGTGTTCCCATCCCTGGGTAAGATTCACTTTGAACTGTAAACTCTTAAGCTTGACTGTTGTAGATGCAAAAAGTAGACATAAGGGGGCAGCAGAAAACTTTTGCAATATGAGTTTTTATCCTAGTAAATTGTAGTAGCGTGTTTAGAGTTATTGTAAGGTTTTCACACAAAATTGATCCCTCTGTATTGGACCAATTAGTGACTGTTGTTGGCTGGATTAGTCTGAGAACAATCGGAGCCACATGTGACTCCTGGGCTAtgctttcttctccttcagcGAACCAGGCAAGACACAGGTCCTGAGCTTCTTCCAGACAGATCTGGGAGGCCTGCTGCCTCGCTCTGTCGTGGACTCCTTCTTCCCCTCCAGCATGACACAGTTCTACTGCAACCTTGCCAAGGCTGTGAAGTCTCTCTGAGGCTTTTGACACTGTCCTTTTAACAGTCATTAGCGAAATCCAGTCCATTTGTTTCATTCCTTTAGCTTGTACCAGGTTTctttgtagatttttttccagtactgTCAGTGATACTGCCAAAATTTCTTCAGTACTTTaagacatacatacacacagagcacGGAATAGTTCCATATCAGTAGAAACTGTTATTAAAcaacctttttttattattataaatgggAGAACTGTACACACTCTAATTATGCGCAATACATCCTTTTTCTAGACATGATAGAGTCAAACTGTATAGGAGGagtctgacactttttccattcCTTAACCTGTGTCCTATTACTACTGCACTTTTAGTTGCCGTTGAAGATTTTCATTGGATAAGTATACCGGGAAGGGGGGTCAGTACTTAATAAATAGGCTTAAATACAGTGATTTTGTCTGCTTTAAAGAGACTCTTaccatattttttaatttgtttgtcagagttttttttttttttcttttcaaaacaaattacaaacgTGTGTTTGAAGGCTAAGCTGCTTAAAGtttcttatccatttatacagctgactatTTTTAGTCTGtcagttccttgatcaaggtgggGAGATTTAAACCCAGATCCTTCAAGTGGAAGCCAAAGGCTCTAACATTTCACTACAAGCTGCCCACGTGTTTGTCATGTATGAATTCCCAGTGATATCTagctataaaataaatttccatGTTTAATTTGTAAGCGGATAATAGTGTAGTATGCAGAGGTGTGCTTTTCGGGATGAAACTGCAATATGAGTTATATTCTGGTGGGGTGAACATGATGGGGCTTAGGTCATGGCTTATAAATCAGCAGACAGGGAGTCTAGCTGACTATGCAgacatacatttcatttatctgtccTCTACTGTCTATCAcctttaaatcacattttaaattggCTTAGTTTTTTGTGTCAGAATGAAGCACacactgttttattcatttaaccttTACAGTATAAGTTTCAGACTAGTGTGGTTGCTGTTATCCACAAATAAGTCTAACCATGAAAAGGTACATTGTTTAAGTGCACCTCAGCAGTACTGTCTTGTCGGCCCTGATTTCTTTTCTATCCTTTTCCTCTCTCGTTGAACTCTGTgccatgtgttttgttttatgtggGTTTTAATGTGTAGAGTgcttgaaaatatatatatttttacttgaaGCATGATTTCCATATTGGCTTTATTATCTGTAGATTACTTAATGTTGACACCGAGCTGCTGCTTGAAATGACCACTGTAATGATTGCTGCTGATGGACGAAAGGAAAGATGCAGAGGAAACGGACTGTGTGCCTCTGTGCCGTGTTCCTTTCAGATGGCTGTACATTCACCAATacctgcattaaaattaatgtgaCCAATAGAATATCTACTGTCTTTTTGGATGCACACTTTGCGTCGTTTTGTAAAAGTTCAGGGAGGTGATGACTAGCAGTACTGTTTAggttattacagttatttttgtttttttatttgttttttcttgtactacatatatttatacattacacTTTTTGgcaaatgtacaaaatattgaCCATAATCTCTCCAGTAATGAACATGCtattttatacagtaaatttCTGTGCTTCAGTAGGAACAGCCTAAATACGATTGTAATCTTTTTGGTTACCATGTTGAAGCAGTGTGTTTTGAGTGGTCATTGAAAGAGAAAAGACTTGCAGCAGAAGGTTATGGAGATGATGTCACGTTACTGTTGTATGGTACAGCAGTATGTGTAAAATGCAGGTGCTGTTGGTCCTATTTCAGGTTTATATGGAAAGTATATGTTCATATGTGACACTGCTTCATGGAACACAGTGCTTTggctcttcctctgcttttgtttagagcagtatgtgtatgtgtgtgtgtgtgtgtgtgtgtgtgtgtgtgtgtgtgtgtgtgtgtgtcacactctTGTAGGGTTCTTCTGTAGCAGCATCAACCATACAGGTGGATGATCTTTTTTACTGCAGTCACAGGTCATCCTGGTGGCTGCTGAAGTTCCAGAGTTGAGTCTGTGGTGACACCCAAATTAGTGTGCAGTTTTATGGACACACAGAGGTTCTTCAGCTGATCTTCATCGTTTTCCCCAAATTGCAGCATGCACTCGTTCCTAAGACATTTAGCATGttcttctttctcctaatgaatATGTTGAAAGGTCTTATCATTACATCATCACCACAGTCCCATAGTCTGACTCTTCAGCCTCTAGAGGAGTTCTGAACCTTCTCTAAGTCATCTCAAGACCATTTCATGGTATGCTCTGCTCTGTGGTGCCACCTGTAGGAAGACAAGTAAACACATCTATTTGCTGACATCTTTCTTCAGATAAGGACGATACATCTGTGGGGCTGTGGTTTACAGTATAAGTGAAGTCACCTGTGACACACTTTGCTGGTCTATGTTTACGTGTGATCACTGTCGGCATTGCCATCCTGGCATTCTGTAGGGTTGCCATGGGGATGCCACTGTTTGACATGTCTCCTAGTGACCTCCCGGTGATGGACAGCAGCACACCCCCCGTCTCCATGGTCCCCTCCTGATCCCATCCTGTCTGAACCTCACAGGGGGATGGACCCCAGATTTCAAAATCAAAGGCAGGAGATTTGAAGTAGCACTGTAGTGGCATTTctaatatttgatttttttttttttttttttttctttttttttagtttgattTTGTATTTCACAGACAGGTCCCACTCAGTTAGCAGAAACATTACTTGTGGTCCAGTGCTGCTCCACTCACAATGGCTTTGTGCTCGAGGTTCGATCCACCAGCGATGCCCAGGTCAGCAGTCTCCTCTTTGGGTAGAACCACAATGTGGATGTCTTCAGGCAGCTGAAAGAGAAGTAGAACATTCACACTGAGACACTGTTCAGCGCCTGGTCCCGATGTGGATACAGAATAAAATCAGTCACCATTCCAGACATTTTCACAAACAGCttctttttttgatgttttgctgtatttttgcaACCCCTTTAACGGTGAAGTtatgttttggaaaatgttaaatatttcagtatttctgcaAGCAGCCAGATTTGACAGTTTGGCCctttttggctttttatttttttaaggacaGCTGCAGCACTTGGCTTCACCAGTGATATCCAAAATATTCCTAGCTGCTCTGAAGCTCAGCAGGTGTGCTCCTTCTCACCGTCACTTCTCGGGTAAATCACTAGCGCAGTCAGGTTCCCTCAGCCACTACTGAGGATCTGCTTCTCCTTTTGGGGACTGTTTGGAGTTTTATAGCACATACAAATCCAGCTGTAATTGTCTGCATATAATTGGCCTACGAGAGGCAGGAATTACGATGTGTGAATTGGAGAGACATTACGCAGGTGGATGAGCAACGTTCCCCATGTGACGCTGATGGGAAAGGTCTCCATTACCATACCAAAAGGAACAGGGATGCCTGTTCTGGGCTTGGACGTCTTCTCCGATCATCACGCTCACTTAGACAGTTTGTTGTTAAATGATAAATTCCTTCAACACCTTGAGCCAgaaactaaatggaaaaacatcCAAGCCAAGAATCACAGAGTAGCTCTTGAGAGAGCTCCTCCGTTCGGTATTATCTAGCTGCCTCTGAGATGGGACACGACAGACTTACCTGAACAGTGTCGACGTCCAAGGCCTTGGCTTTCGGCCTTATCTTCTCCACACCCTGCGCTGGAAACCCTAAGATCCCATAGTGGGTGCAGGGATGGGGAGACGAAGAAGGCTGCACACCAGGCTCTCGGTCCATTCTCGCATCTCTTCCCCCAACGACACTGGTCAACAGTGACACACTTGAATTTTTTCATAACACCTAGAGCACAAGCTGTGAACCTCCAGCAGATATACATACTTGGTGCTTTTGCTGTTAAAATACACTTCTACCATCTCCTTACTCAGCTATGGTGTTGTGCAAAGTGACATTCACTTTTACCCACCTATGAAGCCAGgtattttcctggagcaattgaggTGACATATCTTCTTCACATGTCAAATGCATTCTGCTAGCTAAGGATTCTATCACAAAAATTAAGCTGCAGATCATGGCTCTGTGGTGAGCTAAATGACAGCTGGATGTAAGAGTAGCTCATTACCTCAATCCCCTGGTGTTGGTGTCTGGGGGTGTCTTTTCAGGTCCAGCCCAAGGTGACCCTGCGAGGGGTGCGCATGTGTGACGGAAGCACGATTTGGGGTCTGGGAGCTGAGAGTGCAGAGGGGAGAGCAGCTCCTGGGTCACATGCTGGCTAAAGGAGGGAGTCTCTCCCATGTTTTCCCCATCGCATTTGGACCCCCACCTGCTGCTGGCTCTCCCCGGTGCTTTGGACCTACTGGGGCTCACAAACGCATGAATCTTCTGTTTGATGGACAGGTTTGCAGTTTGAATTGTGTCACGTAAACTGCTTCCAAACACTCTGCCCATGTCAGGGGGCGTTTTAGGGGTCAATGTTGGCAACCTGCCATTTCTCGCACCTCTCAGACTCTGTGGAATCCAAATGGGCTTAGGTGGCACGGGTGGACCTCTCTTTCTATTGGGCATCTTAGACTCCAGTTCAAGGAGGGAGGCGACAGGGGAAGAGCCAGCAATGGTGATGGCTGCGTGGCCAAGGGTGGAAACTGTAATCGAGGGGGCAGTAGCTGGGTAAGGGTTCACAGGTAGAGGGGATCCAATGGGTGCAGTCTGAGTGCTCTCCAGACCCACAGCGACATGGTCATGCTGGTCCTCAGACACTTCACGCAGTCTGACCAGGGCGTCCGGGACTGGAGACTCAAGAGGCAGCTCCACGTGAGCCTGCCTTTGCAGCACAGACCTCCTGTTCTGGGAGAACTCGAAACGAGGGGACTCGATGCCtaaggaggagaaagaagaggtgCCGTGTGGGCTTCCAGATGTGAAATTGTCTCCTGCACTATCCTCCTCTTGTTTTCTTCCAGAAACCTTTGCTAAAACAGTTCTGAATCATCCAAACATGCAAAGGAATTGATTTGAACTAGGTTTTACCTTGTGTTGCTCGTCCCCAGGTCGAATGCTGGGTTGAGGCAGGAGAGACAGCGAGGAGGCTGTGTGCTGTGTTGGAACGCTCCCTCCATGAGTCCTGGGGCACAAGAAGCACAGGAGACACCATCTGTGAACATATAACACTGAGCAGCGAGCTCTGATTAACACTGCTCAGATCATACAGGGATGTTCCCGCTGACTGGGGCTTCATGAATCTTACCTGATGTTTGGAATGAACTGCGTTCCAAATTTCTTGTTTATGCAAGGTGTCCTTGCCAGATTCCTTTGTATCATCCAGGGACACATCTTGCAGTTTACAGTGCCCTTGGGGAGAGCTTCGGAGTTTGGGCTTGGAACTGTTAGTGCACCGGATGACCTGAGCCAGAGGAGACTGACTGTACTTGCTAGACTTGTGTGGGTCGCTATAGCCATCATCTGCGCAGTGCAGTGGTGGTCCGCTGTTGAGCCGGTTCTCGGACTTTGGCGTTGCGAGGGCTGGAACTCGGTGGGGTGGGGTCCTCAGGTCGGGATGTGGATACAAGTTTGCACGTTCATGCACAGTGATCCTGCAGGTTTGGTGAACAGATGTGCTGTCTGCAGACTTGTGACACTTGTAGGAGCTCTCACTGCAGTGCTGGTTAGCAGTGTGATTGTCACAGGTGTGTTGGGTGTCTGGCTGGTCCTCACAGCTGTGACTGTGGCAGTAGGTGCCATTGCTGAAGGAGGCAAGGTTGTGGGTGCGATTATTGCCAGTTTGATGGATACACCTTCTGTTGCCACAGCAGTGATGCATACCGGTGTTGTTGCTGGTAGAGCCACCCTCCCGCCAGCAGCATTGGTGTTCAGtgctttctctccctctctggtTGTTGCTTGTGCTGCCATTCAACAGTTGACAGTGGCAACTGATGTTTATGCAGGGGCGGTGGTTGAATGGGCTGTTGCTACAAGAACATGGAGGGTGTGTGCTGTAACTGCAGGACTGGTGGCTGTAGATGCTGTCGCTGCCTGAGCGGATCATCACCCTTGGGCTCTGTGAGCTGTTCGGCTGACTGAAACTCCTCTCCATGCACCGCTCGCATCTCTGCCTCCTGTGGGAGCAGGGCTCCAGCTTCCTCGGGCCTGTAAACACACTCGTAAGAAAAGTTTCTCTTGTCCAGACCATTCTGCTACATACCAAGCTACCGATGATTTTCACCTGCTGCTTTTCCAAAGAATATTGAATCTTTTCCAGGGAAATGCCATtataaagtagaaaaataacTCAATAATTCCATGAATTGTTTCAAGAGATTCTATCCTAGATAACACAGGTCTTGCAGGGTTTTGTTCTTAAGAAAAGTCATACTGTTAAGATATATTTAATGCCTTATTTAGGAGGGGATACTGTTGTGTTCTGCAATGTCTCATTTACAATCAGGCTGCACAATCGGATGTAGTGGCAGTAACTGATACCTTCTATGCCTTCTATGCTCCACTGgctctccttcttcagcttgctGTTGTTCACAGCTTGAGCGATGGCCTCTTTCAGCTGCTGCTCAGAGACCTGGACACAAGGGCAGGGTTTAGGACTACCTCATTAGGTTATTGCAGATCTCTGCAGGAAAGTTTAGGTCTCGCTGGATAGGGAGCCCCTGCACAGAGACCCACAGAGACGTACGTTTAGGTCTGGGTGTCGACTGACGATGACCTGAACAGGTCCTGGATTGCATTGGCTCAAGACTGTATAGACCTCATTCAATGTCATGTTTTGGACCACCGTGTTGTTGATCTCGATGAGCTCATCACCAAACCTGAGGAGGAGAGTGCTTTACAAATGGAACTTGTTTTTCACTCGGAGGGTTAAGTGCTTGATTAAGTGGTTTGAGGAAGGAAGAGAATTTGCGGTTGGAAGGTAGTTGACAGGTTAACACATGAGGGGATGATGGGGAAGATCAGTAGTGGGAGTCTCACCTGAGTCGGCCATCCATGTGGGCCACTGAGCCAGGCGACAGGGTGTGAATGTAGATTCCAGGGCACCCTTCACTTGAGGGCACGCAACACAGCCCAATTCCCAAACCCACGCCAACCTCTAGAGCCCAGCATAAGAGAGGGTGAGAGTCTCCAGTGTGCGACCTACAATGCAGCCCACTGCAGGGGCTACAGATGGTCAGGGGCTATTTATGTACAGAGATATAAATATCTGGAATACTAAAATGCCCTGCACGATATGATTGTTCACTTGATGCTTGGATTTTCACTTGCCAGCTGTCCTTGGAATAGTTGGGTGTTTTGTCTACAAGATTGTGAAGGAGGCAAAGGAAAGCTCCACTCAGCCAGACTGACCTTTCTGCAGGGTGATCTCCATCACGACACGATGATTGGGTTTGTTTGGGCCAGCAAGGTCGCAGGTGAACCTATAGTCTCCCAGATCCACACTCGCCCTGCTGATCGCAGTACTGGAGCTGAGGGAACGTGAGCGACATAGCTGGGGAGCCTGGGCCTGGCTCTGACCTGACAGAGCCTCCTGGCGTAACCGGGTCCGCACCACGAGCGTCAGCATTCcctttttaattt of the Scleropages formosus chromosome 7, fSclFor1.1, whole genome shotgun sequence genome contains:
- the LOC108941981 gene encoding stAR-related lipid transfer protein 5-like; amino-acid sequence: MDYLDTVERVAHSLLGYAREQSAWKSCRKTNAVTVYWRPSVEFPGNLYKGDGIINGSPDKVWECLKPVPDGLRVKWDDNVKKFELIKRVNDNVSVCRTVTPSAAMGIIAPRDFVDVVLVKKYEDGTITSNATHVEHPDCLPQQGYVRGFNHPCGCFCVPIPGEPGKTQVLSFFQTDLGGLLPRSVVDSFFPSSMTQFYCNLAKAVKSL
- the LOC108942000 gene encoding pro-interleukin-16-like; its protein translation is MRKTFNIKDSSIWKMCVSAGEEGSGGQERPVNKETPADQGNDKGAGHSDHKDKPLPLIQQLVNNLSDAVPPAGAAATMARREEPILKLKGQSRACWEMERLEESSPNQSVTKRTRSSSTGIRPCCAGELDAHNLRKPEIFCTHSHGSDSFCEKRKSLSPQLELPSLIEQAGPRPSRSLSSAILPHGNSGSHAFVICSIVLMKGQGKGLGFSIVGGRDSRYGPLGIYVKTIFAGGAAATDGRLQEGDEILELNGESLHGLTHEEALQKFKQIKKGMLTLVVRTRLRQEALSGQSQAQAPQLCRSRSLSSSTAISRASVDLGDYRFTCDLAGPNKPNHRVVMEITLQKEVGVGLGIGLCCVPSSEGCPGIYIHTLSPGSVAHMDGRLRFGDELIEINNTVVQNMTLNEVYTVLSQCNPGPVQVIVSRHPDLNVSEQQLKEAIAQAVNNSKLKKESQWSIEGPRKLEPCSHRRQRCERCMERSFSQPNSSQSPRVMIRSGSDSIYSHQSCSYSTHPPCSCSNSPFNHRPCINISCHCQLLNGSTSNNQRGRESTEHQCCWREGGSTSNNTGMHHCCGNRRCIHQTGNNRTHNLASFSNGTYCHSHSCEDQPDTQHTCDNHTANQHCSESSYKCHKSADSTSVHQTCRITVHERANLYPHPDLRTPPHRVPALATPKSENRLNSGPPLHCADDGYSDPHKSSKYSQSPLAQVIRCTNSSKPKLRSSPQGHCKLQDVSLDDTKESGKDTLHKQEIWNAVHSKHQDSWRERSNTAHSLLAVSPASTQHSTWGRATQGIESPRFEFSQNRRSVLQRQAHVELPLESPVPDALVRLREVSEDQHDHVAVGLESTQTAPIGSPLPVNPYPATAPSITVSTLGHAAITIAGSSPVASLLELESKMPNRKRGPPVPPKPIWIPQSLRGARNGRLPTLTPKTPPDMGRVFGSSLRDTIQTANLSIKQKIHAFVSPSRSKAPGRASSRWGSKCDGENMGETPSFSQHVTQELLSPLHSQLPDPKSCFRHTCAPLAGSPWAGPEKTPPDTNTRGLSVVGGRDARMDREPGVQPSSSPHPCTHYGILGFPAQGVEKIRPKAKALDVDTVQLPEDIHIVVLPKEETADLGIAGGSNLEHKAIVQTGWDQEGTMETGGVLLSITGRSLGDMSNSGIPMATLQNARMAMPTVITRKHRPAKCVTGDFTYTVNHSPTDVSSLSEERCQQIDVFTCLPTGGTTEQSIP